The genomic window GAGGTCGCCCTCGCGCAGGACCATGACATCGTCATCCGCGAGCGCGAAATACGGCAGGTGTTCCGCGAGGTAGCTCTCCCGCGCAAACTCCCCGCCGCCCGCCTGAAGGAGTGCCGTTCCGTGAGTGGAAAGAGTGCCTGCATCAAGCGCCAAAGCTGTCGCCTCCGTGCAGGGCCCGGTTCTTCGTCGGGCGCACCGAGCCATACGACACGCGCAGGACCTCAAAGAAATGCGGCTCGCGGTCGGCGATGAACCAGAGGATCGGATAGGCAACGAGGCCGACTAGGAAGAACAACATCGACTTGGTCCAGATGAACGGCAGAACGATCCCGGTCGCCAGAACCACGAGGTATCCGACAGGGAGGCCCAGATACTTGGGCGGTCGGGCGAGGCCCAGAAAGAGGGGGGATCGTTCTGCCAACTCTATTCTCCAGCTTTAGGAGAATCCGTCGACGATGGTGCCGGCCGAGAAGATCAGCACGATCCCGATGATGACCGAGGCGAACCAGCCCCAGTTCAGCCGTCCCATCATGCACATGAAACCGGTGCCGATGACGGCAAGCGTGGCAACCGCGATCCCGATGGGTCCGGTCAGCGCGGCCTCGACGGTTTCCAACATGGTCTGGATCGGTGACAAGTCTTGCGCGAGGGCGGGGTTTGCGAAAGCCGCCAGGCCCAAGGCGACTGGCAAGAGGCGGCTGAGGCGATGTCTGAGCATGCGAAGTTCCCTTGTTTTATTGAAGATCGATGAGGACGGGCGCGCGGGCTGGAACCCGGTCTGCGACGCGGATGTCCGGAGCGGCAACAGGCGTACCCGCCAGCCGGGACCGGATCCGGTAGATGCGCGCGATGTAGTCGCGGGTCTCGGTGAAAGGCGGGATGCCGGAATACTCGACCACTCGGTGCGGCCCGGCATTATAGGCTGCCAGCGCCAGGTCGATGTCCTTGAACGTGGCCAGCTGCGCGAGCAGATAGCGCGCTGCGCCATCGAGGTTCTGGGACGGATCGCGCGGATCGACCCCGAGGCCGCGGGCCGTGTCCGGCATCAACTGTCCCAGGCCATAAGCACCCTTGGGGCTGACGGCGGTCGGGTTGTAGCTGCTTTCGGCCTCGACCAGGGCCTGAAAAAGGACCTGCCAATCATCCGCATCGAGCCTGACCTGCCGCAGGGCACGGTTCCCCTGGTGGCGATCTGCGGTGGCGCGGATTAGAGCAAGGATTCCGCTGTGACTGGAAGGCGGCGTGGCGTCCAACGAGGCCAGAACGACCTCGGCCTCAGCGCTATGTTCCAAACCAGCACATGCAGGCCTCGTCCCGTGGAAAGTCCAGCCCGAGGTCCGGGCCGTGCCGTCACGGCCGAAGGCGATGACGTCAGCCGCGCTCCTCGAGGGTGATGCTGTAGTCAGGACCAAAGCGCAGATCGCGCCCGTCACCGAACTCGAGATGATGTTTGAAGAGCCCAGGCCATATGTTGAAATACCGCGGCTCGGGCCCGTGCGGGGTGATCCGGGTCGAGACCAGAATGGCTTCCGGCTCGCCCTCGCGCAGGTAGATGCACTGGTAGCGCGGCTTGCCATCGTCCGTGAACCCCACGAGTTCATACCGGCAGCGGAACGCGATGCCCTTTTCGGACAGGTCTTTGACACCATCGATGGTGATCAGGATCTGGTTACGCGCTATCGGCATGTTCGGACTCTCCCCACGAGAGCCCTTCTACTGGATGACACTAAGGCCATAAAGTCATATGGAGTCAATACGACATATTGCAGAAAAATACATATTGCGCGATAGTTGCCGCAACTTTTGCGGGAGAGTGGCATGAAGCGGCAGGTGATGGCAGCGGCGATGGGGGTGATGGCGGTGTTCGGAGCACCTGAGAAGGCGCAAGCCTATGACATCGACTGCGCCATCATGCTCTGCATGGCGGGTGGATTCCCCCCGAGTGCGGTCTGCGCACGCGCCTATCGCACCATGATCCGCCGCATCACCCCCTGGCCGAGCCTGCCGCCCTTCGGGGTCTGCACCTTTGCCCATGTGCCGGTCGAGCTGGGTGGGCCCGGCGGAGAGGGGGAACTCGACACCAATCTACCGGAATACGAATGGCTTAACCGCACCCATGTGATCTGGTTCACCGGGCAGTCGTATGAGACGCGCGACGACGGTCGGAAGTGGAGATGGTCCATCAAGTCATGCGATCGCGAGAACCGGATCTGCCGATACATTCAACGAGTCAGCGGCGCGGACAGGCCTTGGTCGGAAACATTCATTTCTGAGGGTGGGCAGGTGGTGAAGTTTCCGTCACGCGGTCGTGGTGAGTTCTACACCCGAGGCGTCTTG from Celeribacter baekdonensis includes these protein-coding regions:
- a CDS encoding type IV secretion system protein VirB3; translated protein: MAERSPLFLGLARPPKYLGLPVGYLVVLATGIVLPFIWTKSMLFFLVGLVAYPILWFIADREPHFFEVLRVSYGSVRPTKNRALHGGDSFGA
- a CDS encoding lytic transglycosylase domain-containing protein, whose product is MEHSAEAEVVLASLDATPPSSHSGILALIRATADRHQGNRALRQVRLDADDWQVLFQALVEAESSYNPTAVSPKGAYGLGQLMPDTARGLGVDPRDPSQNLDGAARYLLAQLATFKDIDLALAAYNAGPHRVVEYSGIPPFTETRDYIARIYRIRSRLAGTPVAAPDIRVADRVPARAPVLIDLQ
- a CDS encoding TrbC/VirB2 family protein yields the protein MLRHRLSRLLPVALGLAAFANPALAQDLSPIQTMLETVEAALTGPIGIAVATLAVIGTGFMCMMGRLNWGWFASVIIGIVLIFSAGTIVDGFS